The Populus nigra chromosome 14, ddPopNigr1.1, whole genome shotgun sequence genome has a segment encoding these proteins:
- the LOC133672388 gene encoding probable glucan 1,3-alpha-glucosidase: protein MKPLAPLILSLLFLTSQTVLSFKREEFRNCHQTPFCKRARSRSPGACTLTPHSISISNGDLTAKLLSKTDEQIRPLILSLSVYQDGILRLKIDEDYNHSDPPVPKRRFQVPDVVLPEFESSKLWLQRLSTETVDGESSPSTVVYLSDGYDAVLRHDPFEIYIRDKKSGNQKLISLNSHQLFDFEQLRVKQEKQDSDDNEDSGSDDNWEERFRSHTDTRPYGPQSISFDVSFYNAEFVSGIPEHATSLALKPTRGPGVEKDSEPYRLFNLDVFEYLNESPFGLYGSIPLMISHGKEGRSAGFFWLNAAEMQIDVLGDGWDAESGIELVKQKSIDTFWMSEAGIVDAFFFVGPGPKDVVKQYTSVTGRPSMPQLFSIAYHQCRWNYRDEEDVENVDAKFDEHDIPYDVLWLDIEHTDGKRYFTWDPVLFPNPEEMQKKLAAKGRHMVTIVDPHIKRDDSFRLHKEATEKGYYVKDASGKDFDGWCWPGSSSYLDMVNPEIRSWWGDKFSYENYVGSTPSLYIWNDMNEPSVFNGPEVSMPRDALHHEGIEHRELHNAYGYYFHMATSNGLLKRGGGNDRPFVLSRAFFPGSQRYGSVWTGDNTADWDHLRVSVPMILTLGLSGISFSGADVGGFFGNPEPELLVRWYQLGAFYPFFRAHAHQDTKRREPWLFGEKNTRLIREAIHVRYMLLPYFYTLFREANTTGLPVMRPLWMEFPSDEITFSNDEAFMVGSSLLVQGIYTERAKYASVYLPGKELWYDIRTGAAYKGGKTHKLEAKEESVPAFQRAGTIIPRKDRLRRSSTQMVNDPYTLVIALNSSQAAEGELYIDDGKSYEFLQGACIHRRFVFANGKLTSINLAPSSSSKSQFSSKSILERIILLGYSPGPKNALIEPANQEVEVELGPLMLEGGRGSSVVTIRKPAVQVSDDWTIKIL from the exons atGAAACCCCTCGCTCCCCTCATCCTTTCCCTCCTCTTTCTCACCTCCCAAACAGTCCTTTCCTTCAAACGAGAAGAATTCCGCAACTGCCACCAAACTCCCTTCTGCAAACGCGCTCGTTCTCGCTCCCCCGGCGCGTGCACTCTAACCCCTCACAGCATCTCCATCTCCAACGGCGACCTAACCGCTAAACTACTCTCTAAAACTGATGAACAAATCCGACCCTTGATTCTCTCCCTCTCCGTCTACCAAGATGGAATCCTACGTCTCAAAATCGACGAAGATTACAACCACTCGGACCCACCTGTTCCTAAACGACGGTTTCAGGTCCCTGATGTCGTCCTTCCAGAGTTCGAATCTAGCAAGCTCTGGCTCCAACGACTCTCAACGGAAACTGTGGACGGCGAATCCTCTCCATCAACGGTTGTTTACTTATCTGATGGGTACGACGCCGTTCTCCGTCACGATCCGTTTGAGATCTACATTCGTGATAAGAAGTCGGGTAATCAGAAATTAATTTCGTTGAACTCTCATCAGTTATTTGATTTCGAGCAATTGAGAGTGAAACAAGAAAAGCAAGATAGCGATGATAATGAGGATAGTGGTAGTGATGATAATTGGGAGGAGAGATTTAGGTCTCATACTGATACGAGACCTTATGGGCCACAATCGATTAGCTTTGATGTTTCATTTTATAATGCTGAATTTGTTTCGGGGATTCCGGAACACGCAACGAGTTTGGCGTTGAAGCCGACTAGAGGGCCGGGAGTTGAGAAAGATTCGGAGCCATATAGGCTGTTTAATTTGGATGTGTTTGAGTATTTGAACGAGTCTCCGTTTGGATTGTATGGGTCGATTCCTTTGATGATTTCGCATGGTAAAGAAGGGAGGAGTGCGGGGTTCTTTTGGCTGAATGCTGCGGAAATGCAGATTGACGTGTTAGGAGATGGGTGGGATGCAGAGTCTGGGATCGAGTTGGTTAAGCAGAAGAGTATTGATACGTTTTGGATGAGTGAGGCGGGGATTGTGGATGCGTTTTTCTTTGTTGGTCCGGGACCAAAAGATGTTGTGAAACAGTATACGAGTGTAACAGGGAGACCTTCGATGCCACAGTTGTTTTCCATTGCCTATCATCAATGTAGGTGGAATTATAGGGATGAAGAGGATGTGGAGAATGTGGATGCAAAATTTGATGAGCATGATATTCCATATGATGTTTTGTGGCTTGATATTGAGCATACAGATGGTAAAAGGTATTTTACATGGGATCCAGTGTTGTTTCCAAACCCAGAGGAGATGCAAAAGAAGTTGGCAGCCAAAGGGAGGCATATGGTGACTATTGTGGATCCTCATATTAAGAGGGATGATTCCTTTAGGTTGCACAAGGAGGCTACTGAGAAAGGATATTATGTAAAGGATGCAAGTGGAAAGGATTTTGATGGGTGGTGCTGGCCTGGGTCATCTTCTTATTTGGATATGGTTAATCCAGAGATTAGGTCGTGGTGGGGTGATAAGTTCTCGTATGAAAATTATGTTGGTTCAACTCCTTCATTATATATTTGGAATGATATGAATGAGCCTTCTGTGTTCAATGGTCCAGAG GTCTCAATGCCAAGAGATGCTTTACACCATGAAGGCATTGAACACCGAGAGTTGCATAATGCTTATGGCTACTACTTCCACATGGCAACATCTAATGGTCTTCTAAAACGTGGGGGTGGGAATGACAGACCTTTTGTTTTGTCAAGAGCCTTCTTCCCAGGGAGTCAAAGATATGGATCTGTTTGGACAGGAGATAACACAGCAGATTGGGATCACCTGAGGGTTTCAGTTCCAATGATCTTGACACTTGGTCTCTCTGGAATTTCATTCTCTG GTGCGGATGTTGGTGGGTTCTTTGGCAACCCAGAGCCTGAGTTATTAGTTCGCTGGTATCAACTTGGTGCCTTCTATCCTTTCTTCAGGGCCCATGCCCATCAGGACACCAAAAGACGAGAACCTTGGTTATTTGG AGAGAAAAACACACGGCTAATAAGAGAGGCCATACATGTTCGGTACATGTTGCTCCCTTATTTCTACACATTATTTAGAGAGGCAAACACTACTGGCCTTCCTGTCATGCGCCCCTTGTGGATGGAATTTCCTTCTGATGAAATTACTTTCAGCAATGATGAGGCTTTCATGGTTGGAAGTAGTCTCCTGGTGCAAGGAATCTACACTGAG CGAGCAAAATACGCATCTGTTTACCTGCCTGGGAAAGAATTATGGTATGACATTAGAACTGGAGCTGCATACAAGGGAGGCAAAACCCACAAGCTGGAGGCCAAAGAGGAAAGTGTTCCTGCTTTTCAAAGGGCTGGAACTATTATACCCAGGAAAGACCGGCTTCGTCGAAGCTCCACGCAGATGGTGAATGATCCTTATACACTG GTGATAGCTCTAAACAGTTCTCAAGCAGCTGAAGGCGAGCTCTACATCGATGATGGAAAAAGCTATGAATTTTTGCAAGGGGCTTGCATCCATCGCCGTTTTGTCTTTGCTAATGGAAAGCTTACATCCATAAATCTGGCCCCCTCCAGCAGTAGCAAATCCCAATTTTCATCAAAGAGCATCCTCGAAAGGATTATACTGCTAGGTTACTCTCCTGGACCAAAGAATGCTCTCATTGAGCCGGCAAATCAGGAGGTTGAAGTTGAACTCGGGCCCCTTATGCTTGAAGGGGGGCGTGGATCTTCTGTAGTAACCATCCGCAAACCAGCTGTCCAAGTTTCCGATGACTGGACAATAAAAATTTTGTAA